A portion of the Hydractinia symbiolongicarpus strain clone_291-10 chromosome 10, HSymV2.1, whole genome shotgun sequence genome contains these proteins:
- the LOC130613205 gene encoding uncharacterized protein LOC130613205 — MLNVKKASCSELLNSVDVEKFESLPYGQKYISDDIDTILDVAHMKNHYVVSCNKDKNLLWKAAQRKNIDPPDVVIYNFSAALIDKASQVPGFENVPVPVMNILMEYGNNYIAHDDIILESIIECSDKDAEIFNSQSEEPIENGSLKSSDWEK; from the exons AtgctaaatgtaaaaaaagcaagTTGCAGTGAGTTGTTGAACTCTGTGGATGTTGAAAAG tttgaaAGTCTTCCATATGGGCAGAAGTATATATCTGATGATATTGATACTATATTAGATGTAGCCCATATGAAGAATCATTATGTAGTTTCTTGTAACAAAGACAAAAATCTGCTATGGAAAGCAGCTCAACGGAAAAATATTGATCCACCGGATGTAGTAATTTACAATTTCAGTGCTGCTTTAATAGATAAAGCATCTCAAGTTCCAGGATTTGAAAATGTTCCAGTACCTGTAATGAATATTCTGATGGAATATGGAAATAATTATATT GCACATGACGATATTATTTTGGAAAGCATTATTGAATGTTCAGACAAAGACGCAGAG ATATTTAATTCCCAATCTGAGGAACCAATTGAGAAtg